The Halobaculum magnesiiphilum genome contains the following window.
CCGACGAGGATCGGGTAGGTGCCGAGCTGGCGCCCGAAGGTGGTTCCGTCCTCGTGGTACTCCAAGTAGACATCGGGGAGGACGGTCCCGGTCGGCATCACGCGCTCCAGCATCGGTCGGTCGACTGTCTCGCGCACCTCGCGCTTGTACCGCTTGAACTCTGCCTTGTGCTCGCGGGCGAGTTCGGCGCCGGTCTCGGCCATCTCGGTGCCCTCGAACGCCATCACCTGCCGGACGTTCACCCGGCGCAGCATCAGCCCCTCGTCCATCACCGAATCGAGGAACTCCTTGTTGTGCTCGAAGGTGTCCGCCGTCTCGCCTTCCAGCCCGTGGACGAGGTTGATCCCGGGGAGGAGCTTGGGGAGTCGCCGCGGGGCCGAGTCGCCGAAGTTGGGCGCGTCGGCAGGGGCCTCGCCGGGGCGCCAGCCGGCGGCCTCGTTGACGACGCGAACCGCCTCCAGACACTCTTCGGCGCTGACGAGGAGGTTGTTCTTCTCTCTGACCTCGGGATCGGCCGATTCCAGGCCGAAGGCGGCCGTGTCGCCGGGCGTGTTGTGGCGGGCGATCACCTCGATGGCCTCCCGCGACGCCTCGGGGTAGTCGGTGATCGTCACGGGGTTCATGTTGTCGAGGTGGAGCGTGCGCAGGTCGGGCGCGACCTCGCGGATGCCCCCGTACAGTTGGCGGAGCGCGTCGGGGTTGGGCGCCTCGCCGTCGCCGCCGAACGCGAGGATGTCCGCCTGTCGGCCGAGTCGGAAGTGGCGCACGCCGTGGTCCGAGAGGGCGTCGACCTCCGAGACCACGTCCGGCGCCGTGCGGAAGTCGGGATCGCCGTACAGCGGCTCCGTGCAGAACGAACAGCGGTAGGCGCAGCCCCGCGATGTCTCCAACTCCGCGATGAGGTAGTCGGGGTGATTGGGGTGCTGCTCGACGACGAACGCGCCCATGCTCGACCAGCGGCTCACCTCGTCGTAGTCGCGGATGCGGTTGCCGAACCCCTCCAGCCCGCTCTCGACCATATCGAAGGCTGCCGCCTCCACGTCGCCCATGGCGACGAAGTCGTAGTCGAGGTCGTCGCGCTCCATCTCCTGGGCGCCGGCGTTCTCGTCGCCGACGCCGAAGCGGACCGGTCCCCCGAGGAGGGTGACGCCGTCGGCGGTCCACGCCAGCTCGCGCACCTCGTCGGGCTCCGCGGGGGTGCCGCCGACGTACTTCCCGGGGACGGTCATCCCGCCGACGTAGATCATGAGGTCGGCGTCGGCGACGTCGCCCCACTTGCGCCGGTCATCGCGCAGTTCGTCGATGGTGTGGTAGGTGACGTTCGACTGGGGGACGCCGGCGTCGACGAGCGCGCCCGCGGTGAAGCGCGGGTACGTCGAGACGTAGGGCGGAACGCCGAAGTGCGCCGGCTCGTCGACGTAGCCGTCGATTATCGTGACGGAGAGGTCGCTCGGGTCCGGCGCGGTCATACCCGTCTGTGGCGGGCCGAGCGGCTAAAGCCGTGCGGTCCGGGGTCGGTTCCCGGGAGGCCGGGATCGGTCCTCGGCGGTCGTGGCTCGGTCACGCTCGCGGCAGCGGCGGCCTCGGCTTACCAGCCGCCGCGCGTCCGCGCGTCGCCGTCGGCCTCGAACCCGCCGACCTCCTCCTCGATGCCGCCGACGAGCGCCGCCTCCTCGTAGGTCACCCCGTCGCCGTCGGCCAGCACGTCGATCAGGTCGTCGACCGTCCGCGGCGGGTCCGCGACCGTCTCCGCGACCGACCGTCGTTCCTCCCGGTCCGCGGCCTCCCGGGCGCGTCGCTCCCGCTCGTGCTCCCGCCGTCTCGTGCGCATTGGTTTCACCCCACACGGTGTCTAACGCCATGACTATTCAGTGTTGCGTCGGATCGGCGCTTCATGCCGGTCTCGACGCCCTCAGGCGTAAATTCGGGCTTCCCGTCGATCGCGGTCGACGCGCTCGGCGTCGGGATCGACCGCCGTCCGGTAGTTCCGGGCGGCGGCGTACGCCGCCGCGACGGCGTCGAGGGCGTCGTCGGTCGCGACCGCGCAGTCGCGGGTCGCGTCGTCGGGGACCGTTTCGTCCCGGAAGCGGACGCCGGCGTCGATGAGCGCGGCGGCGTTCCGTCGTCGCGCCTCGACGTGTCGGCGCTGGCTTCCCTTGTAGCCGGTCCGGTCGACCCCGTCGAGGCGGTCGAACACCGACGCCGGGTACGTTTCAAGCACGGCGAGTCGGGGCGGCGAGTCGGGCTCGCTCCCGACCTCCGCTGGGGGCAGCGTCGGCGGGACGCACACGCCCTCGCGTTCGATCAGCCGACGGAGCACCACGGAGATGCCGTAGTAGGTCTGCGTCTTGATCCGGAAGCCAGCGGGCTCCTGTCCGCCGTGGGCGTCGTCGGTCGCGCGCCGGAGGGGCCTCCCGGCCTCCGGGTCGGCGGCGTCGTGCACCGCGTCGTACAGGTCGCGCGGGTCCTCGACCCCGTCGAGGATCCCCCACTCCTCGGGCGTGGCGGCGACGAACTCGCGCCAGGTCCGGTCGCCGAGCACCCACGCCGGGAGGCTGAACGGCACGTCGATCCCCACGACGGCGGGACCGTCGACGCCGCCGAGGTGGGTCGCCAGCGCCGGCAGCACGTCCTCGCGGGCGGTCGAGTCGAGGTCGAGGAACTCGGCGGCGGACGCCAGCTCCGCGACGACGAGCGCGTCGCCGTCGACGACGCAACGGGCGACCCACGTGTCGGCGCCCGCACGCGTGGCGGCGGCGCTGAGGTCGACGCCGTACACCGCGTTCGGCTCGGGGATACGGGACACGAGCATTCGAAGGGA
Protein-coding sequences here:
- a CDS encoding radical SAM protein, producing the protein MTAPDPSDLSVTIIDGYVDEPAHFGVPPYVSTYPRFTAGALVDAGVPQSNVTYHTIDELRDDRRKWGDVADADLMIYVGGMTVPGKYVGGTPAEPDEVRELAWTADGVTLLGGPVRFGVGDENAGAQEMERDDLDYDFVAMGDVEAAAFDMVESGLEGFGNRIRDYDEVSRWSSMGAFVVEQHPNHPDYLIAELETSRGCAYRCSFCTEPLYGDPDFRTAPDVVSEVDALSDHGVRHFRLGRQADILAFGGDGEAPNPDALRQLYGGIREVAPDLRTLHLDNMNPVTITDYPEASREAIEVIARHNTPGDTAAFGLESADPEVREKNNLLVSAEECLEAVRVVNEAAGWRPGEAPADAPNFGDSAPRRLPKLLPGINLVHGLEGETADTFEHNKEFLDSVMDEGLMLRRVNVRQVMAFEGTEMAETGAELAREHKAEFKRYKREVRETVDRPMLERVMPTGTVLPDVYLEYHEDGTTFGRQLGTYPILVGVPGERELGRTIDVGVVDWGYRSVTGVPYPMDLNGASMNELTAIPGIGKSAAGDLVVNRPYASAAEAAEVAGADADLTRFADAGVPGVDADAEYPGAPAPRSAD
- a CDS encoding DUF429 domain-containing protein, whose protein sequence is MSRIPEPNAVYGVDLSAAATRAGADTWVARCVVDGDALVVAELASAAEFLDLDSTAREDVLPALATHLGGVDGPAVVGIDVPFSLPAWVLGDRTWREFVAATPEEWGILDGVEDPRDLYDAVHDAADPEAGRPLRRATDDAHGGQEPAGFRIKTQTYYGISVVLRRLIEREGVCVPPTLPPAEVGSEPDSPPRLAVLETYPASVFDRLDGVDRTGYKGSQRRHVEARRRNAAALIDAGVRFRDETVPDDATRDCAVATDDALDAVAAAYAAARNYRTAVDPDAERVDRDRREARIYA